Part of the Mytilus edulis chromosome 9, xbMytEdul2.2, whole genome shotgun sequence genome, tgaacgctccatatgagagttatttccctttttgtatttgaaattttgaaatgtattttaaactggaacaccataagtgatagagacctaggatcttttgatttgagtttcttggtccaaaaaaaatgaaaaataggtcaaggtcaaaggtcaaggtcatattctaatttttgaatttgtcttattttcactcattttcattaaccttataagatatcgacaaattattttgtataaattgttagttgtgacatgtggtaactaaataattttagttgaaagggtgcgtaaacaatgaatgggagttttagcccctatcatacatgtatcttaaattatgtttaaagtgatataacttattaaccatacatattagagactagggtcttttgatttgaaatcctcagtttgtgaccttgaaattgaggtcaaggtcataggttaatttgacgttctagattttgacctttgctttaaattcatatctatacaccataaagccatatgaactgacattttagactgatgttttatattttaatatcaaaatagatattaactggtggaaagaccttcaatcgttctctgaacaattggtttttaattatcttttgtattcTTTAAAGAGCTTATCCGTCTGCTTAATACTTATAGATAtatattgcaatgttaaataatatattcaatttataattCAGTTTCATTACAGTTTCATGACATACACATATCTGAATAATTTGTATTAACgaaatacatgatataaaataaaGCAGAGAGATTAGAAGGTAGTGCCCGTgggtttcttttccttttttcatcccatgattgtttttatttatttatatatattcaatcctataatatgtatttgattatttaacaaatacacataaataataaatatgaaacatAATAATTGTATTGTTTTCCATTGTAGGTGGAACTATTGGTCATAATTTCACTGTGTGCACTTGGCCCaacaatgtttataaaataatgaatactATACCAATAACACACACCAACTACACGTCCTTCATTTTTTCTGTCAGATCATGTGACGAAGTCAGACTAATTTTCTCAACCAATACCACTACACTACGTCCAAGTTATCATATTGTTATCGGACGCGTACTATGGGATGGATCCGTAGTTTCTCGTATAACAAGATGTTACACTTTAGTCTGGTCAGAATGTGAAAAAACCGAAATCAGTTCTACTAACATCTTAAGTTGTAACGAAGAAAGAATTTTCTGGATTTCATGGAATAACATTGTAATGGTTGGAACAGGAGAGATTGAAGGCACTGGTGTTTTGATGACAGCAGAGTACAAAAGCGACATACCTATAGATTTAATAGGATTTGAATCGGAGTCTGCGAACAACATAACGTGGAGTATAAAACTAGGTAAAGATGTCTTTCAATGGTGTGATGTTTCAGGATGGTTGAAGGTTGGCGCCTATTTAAACATCTAAACCCGcagcatttgtttgcacctgtcctaagtcaggaacctgatgttcagtggttgttgtttgttgatgtggttcataaatgttttttatttttatatgtttcataagtgtttcttatttttatatggttcataagtgtttcttgtttaatatagattagactgttggttttcctgtctGAATGGTTTTCCACTAGTCATAATTGGTGGACGTTATAACTTGtagttctgtgtgagccaaggctccgtattgaagacaGTAAATGTTATATCTAAGTATAAAACTCTGATCATTTCTGTTCGTCTGATTTGTAATTTCCATATTGTGTTCTATTGAGAATTGTACTTGATGCAcataattgtttctttttaaCGATTGTGTCCAATTCACGATTGTATCCTATTCATGAGTGTATTCGATACACTATTTTATCCTATTCACGATTGTATCCTAGTCATGAGTGTATTCGATTCACGATTTTATCATATTCACGATTGTATCCTATGACACGATTGCATCTTATTCACGATTGTATCCTATTAACGATTGTAATCGATTCACGATTTTATCCTATTCACGATTATATCCTATTCACGATTGTATCCTATTCATGAGTGTATTCGATTCACGGTATTATCTGATTCACGATTGTATCATCTTCACGATTGCATCCTATTCATGAGTGTATTCGATTCACGGTTTTATCTGATTCACGATTGTATCATCTTCACGATTGCATCCTATTCATGATTTTACCCGATTCACGATTGTATCATATTCATGATTGTATCCTATTCACGATTGTTTTCTTTTCATGATTGTGTCTTCTATTCATGATTGTATCCTATTAACGATTGTATTCGATTCACGATTTTAACCTATTCACGATTATATCCTATTCACAATTGTATCCTATTCGTGAGTGTATTCGATTCTCGATTTTATCCAATTCATGATTGTATCATATTCACGATTGCATCCTATTCATGATTGTATCCGATTCACGATTGTTTCCTATTCACGATTTTATCATATTCATGATTGCATTCTATTCATGAGTGTTTTCGATTCACGATTTTATCTTATTCACGATTATATCCTATTCACGATTGTATCCTATTCATGAGTGTATTCGATTTACGAATTTTTCCTATTCACTATTATATCCTATTCACGGTTATATTCTATTCACGATTGTTTCCTTTTCATGATTGTATTCTATTCACGATTGTATTATATTCACGATTGCATCCTATTCATGATTGTATCCTATTCATGATTGCATCCTATTCATGATTGTATCCGATTCACGATTGTGTCCTTTTCATGATTGTATCCTATTCACGAATGTTTCATATTCACGAttgttcccttttcacgaatgtatCATATTCACGATTGTTTccgatatatatcatatattacatataaatgtatatgtatttcgtttttatatagattagaccgttggttttcctgtttgaatggttttatattaCTAAttgttttgggccctttatagcttgctgttcggtgtgagccaaggctatgtgttgaaggctgtactttaacctattataatggtttacttttataaattgttatttggatggagagttgtctcattggcactcattccacatcttcctatatctatataatattttaaaaaatataatgcttTAAAGACGTTTACAGAAAATGTAACCGTAAAGTAAAATGAGATTCAGTACATACAAGCAATATCATAAGCTGAAATATCTATCCCTTTAATGGAGAAAGAATAAAatatatcctttaactttacattCCGCTATATTGATGGTTTTCTCTGCCATAATAAACTAGGTTGAACACTGCTTCATTTATTTACTTAATTGTTGCACATATAGGTAGATATTTCACTTAGGTTTGTCACTAAAACCATTTTCTCTCATATGGAAAACCAAAACCTTTTTCAAACATTATCtatagaaataaatattatatataactggTCCTTGCTTTACACGTAGGATACTGCGAAAATATAAAACACCATGTAATACATAAAAAAACCTAAAATGGATCTAGTTTTAATGTAGATTACTCTGAAACTCTTGAATGAGATTTCTTACACTTCAAAAAAGATCACGTAAAACTTAAACCAATGCCGATATTTAAATCCTTTTGATATGATTTGTATTTTTAGATCAATGTCAGGTCGGTGTGTCGGAAGAGGTGATGTGTCATCCGCGAGATGATTATGCATCAACATGTAGTCAACTAACAACTGACTCCTCATCAACAAAACAAGGTACAACTGAGGCCTCCACAACAGACACCAACTTCAATTCTCCATCAACTTCGattcaaacaacaacaaaagaaacaacACCTGAATCCTTCACAACAGACACCAGCTTCAATGCTCCATCAACTTCGATTCAGACAACAACAAAAGGAACGACAACTGAGGCTTCCGCAACGGACACCAGCTTCAATACTCCATCAACTTCGattcaaacaacaacaaaaggaaCGACAACTGAGGCCTCCACAACAGACACCAGCTTCAATGCTCTATCAACTTCGATTCAAACAACAGCAAAAGGAACGACAACTGAGGCCTCCACAACAGACACCAGCTTCAATACTCCATCAACTTCGattcaaacaacaacaaaaggaaAGACAACTGAGGCCTCCACAACAGACACCAGCTTCAATACTCAATCAACTTCGattcaaacaacaacaaaaggaaCGACAACTGAGGCCCCAACAACAGACACCAGCTTCAATACTCCATCAACTTCGattcaaaaaacaacaaaaggaaCGACAACTGAGGCATCTACAACAGACACCAGCTTCAATACTCCATCAACTTTGATTcaatcaacaacaaaaggaaCGACAACTGAGGCCTCCACAACAGACTCAAGCATCGATACTCCATCAACTTCGATTcaaacaactacaaaaggaacgACAACTGAGGCCTCCACAACAGACACCAGCTTCAATACTCCATCAACTTCGATTCAAACAACGACAAAAGAATCATCGCCTGAACCCTCTACAACGGACACAAGCCTCTATACGCAATCAACTTCGACTCAATCAACAAAAGAAACCACAATTCAACCCTTTACAACAGACACAAGCTTTGAAACTCAATCAACTCCTGTTCAATCAACAACAAACGAAGGCACAGCACTACCATTCACAACGGACACAAGCTTAAATACTCAATCAACTACTATTCAGACATCAACAAAAGATATCACAACTGAAGCCTCCACAACGGACACAAACTTCAATATTCATTCAACTTCTATTCAGACAACTACAAAAGGAACTACAACTGAAGCCTCTACAACGGACACAAGCTTATATACTCAGTCAACTCCTATTCAGACAACAACAAAAGAGATCACAACTGAAGCCTCTACAACGGACACAAGCTTAAATACTCAATCAACTCCTATTCAGACAACAACAAAAGAGATCACAACTGAACTCTCCACAACGGACACAAACTTCAATACTCAATCAACATCTtttcaaacaacaacaaaaggaaCTACATATGTCCTCTCTTCAACAGACACAAGTTTAAATACTCTATCAACTCCTATTCAGACAACAACAAAAGAGATCACAACTGAAGCCTCCACAACAGATACAAACTTCAATACTCATTCAACTCCTATTCAGACAACAACAAAAGGAACTACAACTGAAGCCTCCACAACGGACACAAGCTTAAATATTCAATCAACATCTtttcaaacaacaacaaaaggaaCAACAACTGAGGCCCCAACAACAGACACCAGCTTCAATACTCAATCAACTTCGattcaaacaacaacaaaaggaaCGACAACTGAGGCCTCCACAACAGACACAAGCATCAATACTCCATCAACTTCGATTcaaacaactacaaaaggaacgACAACTGAGGCCTCCACAACAGACACCAGCTTCAATACTCCATCACCTTCGattcaaacaacaacaaaaggaaCATTGCCTGAACCCTCTACAACGGACACAAGCCTCTATACGCAATCAACTTCGATTCAATCAACAAAAGAAACCACAATTCAACCCTTTACAACAGACACAAGCTTTGAAACTCAATCAACTCCTGTTCAATCAACAACAAACGAAGGCACAGCACTACCATCCACAACGGACACAAGCTTAAATACTCAATCAACTCCTATTCAGACATCAACAAAAGATATCACGACTGAAGCCTCCACAACGGACACAAACTCCAATACTCATTCAACTTCTATTCAGACAACAATAAAAGGAACTACAACTGAAGCCTCTACAACGGACACAAGCTTAAATACTCAGTCAACTCCTATTCAGACAACAACAAAAGAGATCACAACTGAAGCCTCTACAACGGACACAAGCTTAAATACTCAATCAACTCCTATTCAGACAACAACAAAAGAGATCACAACTGAAGCCTCTACAACGGACACAAGCTTAAATACTCAATCAACTCCTATTCAGACAACAACAAAAGAGATCACAACTGAACTCTCCACAACGGACACAAACTTCAATACTCAATCAACTCCCATTCAGACAACAACAAAAGAGATCACAACTGAACTCTCCACAACGGACACAAACTTCAATACCCAATCAACATCTtttcaaacaacaacaaaaggaaCTACATATGTACTCTCTACAACGGACACAAGTTTAAATACTCAATCAACTCCTATTCAGACAACAACAAAAGATATCACAACTGAAGCCTCCACAACGGACACAAACTTCAATACTCATTCAACTCCTATTCAGACAATAACAAAAGGAACTACAACTGAAGCCTCCACAACGGACACAAGTTTAAATACTCAATCAACTCCTATTcagacaacaacaaaagaaaTCACAACTGAAGCTTTCACAACGGACACAAGCTTCAATACTCATTCAACTCCTATTCAGACAATAACAAAAGGAACTACAACTGAAGCCTCCACAACGGACACAAGTTTAAATATTCAATCAACTCCTATTCAGACAACAACAAAAGAGATCACAACTGAAGCTTCCACAACGGAAACAAACTTCAATACTCAATCAACATATtttcaaacaacaacaaaaggaaCTACTTATGTACTCTCTACAACGGACACAAGTTTAAATACTCAATCAACTCCTATTCAGACAACAACAAAAGAGATCACAACTGAAGCTTCCACAACGGAAACAAACTTCAATACTCAATCAACATCTtttcaaacaacaacaaaaggaaCTACTTATGTACTCTCTACAACGGACACAAGTTTAAATACTCAATCAACTCCTATTCAGACAACAACAAAAGAGATCACAACTGAAGCCTCCACAACGGACACAAGCTTCAATACTCAATCAACATCTtttcaaacaacaacaaaacaaggCACAACTAAAACCTACACTTCAAAGACCGACTTGAAAACGCAATCAACTCATTTTCAGACAACGACAATTGATTCTGCAACAAAACAAGACACA contains:
- the LOC139490199 gene encoding uncharacterized protein yields the protein MLHQLRFRQQQKERQLRLPQRTPASILHQLRFKQQQKERQLRPPQQTPASMLYQLRFKQQQKERQLRPPQQTPASILHQLRFKQQQKERQLRPPQQTPASILNQLRFKQQQKERQLRPQQQTPASILHQLRFKKQQKERQLSFETQSTPVQSTTNEGTALPFTTDTSLNTQSTTIQTSTKDITTEASTTDTNFNIHSTSIQTTTKGTTTEASTTDTSLYTQSTPIQTTTKEITTEASTTDTSLNTQSTPIQTTTKEITTELSTTDTNFNTQSTSFQTTTKGTTYVLSSTDTSLNTLSTPIQTTTKEITTEASTTDTNFNTHSTPIQTTTKGTTTEASTTDTSLNIQSTSFQTTTKGTTTEAPTTDTSFNTQSTSIQTTTKGTTTEASTTDTSINTPSTSIQTTTKGTTTEASTTDTSFNTPSPSIQTTTKGTLPEPSTTDTSLYTQSTSIQSTKETTIQPFTTDTSFETQSTPVQSTTNEGTALPSTTDTSLNTQSTPIQTSTKDITTEASTTDTNSNTHSTSIQTTIKGTTTEASTTDTSLNTQSTPIQTTTKEITTEASTTDTSLNTQSTPIQTTTKEITTEASTTDTSLNTQSTPIQTTTKEITTELSTTDTNFNTQSTPIQTTTKEITTELSTTDTNFNTQSTSFQTTTKGTTYVLSTTDTSLNTQSTPIQTTTKDITTEASTTDTNFNTHSTPIQTITKGTTTEASTTDTSLNTQSTPIQTTTKEITTEAFTTDTSFNTHSTPIQTITKGTTTEASTTDTSLNIQSTPIQTTTKEITTEASTTETNFNTQSTYFQTTTKGTTYVLSTTDTSLNTQSTPIQTTTKEITTEASTTETNFNTQSTSFQTTTKGTTYVLSTTDTSLNTQSTPIQTTTKEITTEASTTDTSFNTQSTSFQTTTKQGTTKTYTSKTDLKTQSTHFQTTTIDSATKQDTTEASTPYTSFISQPIPGVLSTSHYNAGSSNITTGSSCWCPCIPYNSTHANLDSMQEYLNILNEAIAIDPKETSMFRARKVSADDDRTSSKYIGFVGVFVMCLVLGCLLLSDISGHFIPTKASHSKS